Sequence from the Aliidongia dinghuensis genome:
TCCCGGCCAATGAATCGGATGCCTGCCCCCCCGATTCCTATCATCGGGATGCCAGTCATCAGGATGTCGGTCATCGGGATGTCGGTGCCCCGCCGGCCGGCGGTACGCCGTGATCGCCCCGCCGGTCCAGCTGCCGCTCGACCTCGGCCACCGGCCGGCCCTCGACCGCGACGCTTTCCTGGTGACCGACAGCAATGCCGCCGCCGTCGGCTGGATCGACCGCTGGCCGGCCTGGCCGATGCCGGCGCTCGTGCTGGAGGGGCCGCCGGGTGCCGGCAAGACCCATCTTGCGAGCGTCTGGCGCGCGCGGGCCGATGCCGGGCTCATCGACGGACCCGCGCTCGACGCGGCCGCCGTGCCGCGTCTGCTCGAGGCCGGCCGGCCGCTCGTCGTCGAGCAGGCCGACCGCGCGGCCGAGCAACCGCTGCTGCACCTCTATAACGGCTCGGCGGAGCGACGCCTCAGCCTGCTGCTGACGGCCGACCGGGCGTCGGCGCGCTGGGGCACCGCGTTGCCCGATCTTGCCTCACGCCTCAAGGCCTTGCCGGTCGTCGCCATCCTCCCGCCGGACGACCCGCTGATCCATGCGGTGCTGATCAAGCTGTTCGCCGACCGTCAGCTGATGATCGCCGAGGACGTCGTCGATTTCCTGACGGCGCGCATGGAGCGCTCGTTCGAGGTGGCGCGGCGGCTCGTGGCGGCGATCGACGCGGCGGCGCTCGCGGCCCATCGGCGGGTGACGGTGCCGCTTGCCCGCGACGTGCTGCGCCGGCTCTATCCGGACGAGGGGTAACGCTCAGTCGCGGGACTCTTAGTCTCGGGCGGGCGTGAACACGTCGAGGCGGCGCAGCGGCAGACGCCCGAGCTCGTCCCAGTCGTCGGCCACGAATTCGAGCCGGGCGCGCGCCGCAGTCGGGAAATGGGCGACCTGGCCGATGCCTTCCGCCAGGAGATTGGCGAGATCATGCAGCCCTGGATTATGGCCGATCAGCCAGGCATGGCTGATCTCGCCCGGAATACGCCGCAGGCGCGCGAGCAGCGCCTCGACGTCGGCCATATAGAGCGCATCCTCGACCAGGACCGGCGGCGTCGTTTCCCAGGCTTGGCTCAGGAGCGCCCAGGTCTCGCGCGTCCGCGTGGAGGTGGAGCACAGGACCAGGTCGGGCCGGGCGCCGGCGGTCTCGACGCCGACCTGGCGGGCGGCGCTGCGGCCGCGCCCGTTGAGCGGGCGGCTGTGGTCGTCGACTCCGGGCAGGGCCGGCACGGCTTTCGCGTGGCGCAGCAAAGTGAGTTTCCTGATTGGCATCGTCCTCCGGCGTCCTCCGGCTTCATCATATCGCTCAGAGCAGGATGTGCCGGTGCTGCCCGCGCGACGCAAGCGTCCGACGATGAAAACTGGTGGGAGCCGGATCGATTCCTGGTAGGGTCCCGCCGCATTGCCGTCGCCCGAGGCCCGGGGAGCGGCCAAGACCCAGCCAACTGAGCCAGCCAACTGAGGAAGAGATGAGCGACGAGAACAACCAGATGGACGCGCTTTACGACAAGGCCGCCGAGATCGCCGACCGGCATCTGGTGGCGGCGCTCGAAGAGGGCGGCGCGCTCGGCTACCTCGTCGGCGTCATGATGGTCGAGGCCGCGGTGAACGCGGCGGCGGAAGCGACCAGCCGCGAGGATATCGTCCGCCTGCTCAAGGACCTGACCGAGCAGATCGAGCAGGACATCAAGGCCAATCCGGGCGAATGACCGGCCGAATGCTCCCCTAGGGCCGATGCCCAGTCGGCTTGTCCGCCTGGGCATCGTTAACCGACAACTCCCATCCATCGTTAAGAAGCCCTTCAGCGACCGGGTGCATACTCGGTCGCGTGATGGATGGAGTCGGGCCTTGGAACGCGGTCTCCGGCGTCAACCGGAGGGGCATTTGGCAGAATGCCACAGCTTGTGGCTAATTTTGCGGCGCCGAGAAAATGGGCGCAGCTGCGAAATGCCCAGTATT
This genomic interval carries:
- a CDS encoding HdaA/DnaA family protein; its protein translation is MIAPPVQLPLDLGHRPALDRDAFLVTDSNAAAVGWIDRWPAWPMPALVLEGPPGAGKTHLASVWRARADAGLIDGPALDAAAVPRLLEAGRPLVVEQADRAAEQPLLHLYNGSAERRLSLLLTADRASARWGTALPDLASRLKALPVVAILPPDDPLIHAVLIKLFADRQLMIAEDVVDFLTARMERSFEVARRLVAAIDAAALAAHRRVTVPLARDVLRRLYPDEG
- a CDS encoding SixA phosphatase family protein gives rise to the protein MPIRKLTLLRHAKAVPALPGVDDHSRPLNGRGRSAARQVGVETAGARPDLVLCSTSTRTRETWALLSQAWETTPPVLVEDALYMADVEALLARLRRIPGEISHAWLIGHNPGLHDLANLLAEGIGQVAHFPTAARARLEFVADDWDELGRLPLRRLDVFTPARD